The Vibrio sp. 10N DNA window ACTCAATCATTCGGGCTTAAAAATACCGATTAATTCTTCATCACTTCGTTCAGATTTTTCTACAGCTTTTGGCGTGCGCTGCTCCGTGAACTCACAATCCACGCACTCCACCCATTCAACATTGTTCTCAATCCACCAGCGCAGACTGTCTTGTGTTGAACATTTCGGGCAGCTCGCCCCGGCAATAAATCGTTTCTTGGTACTGCTCATGTTACTTCCTACTTTCCAGACGACTCGCGCCAACTAATCCCAAAAATTACGGGACTGTCGGTCGTTTTCCATTTCTCGGCCAAA harbors:
- a CDS encoding YheV family putative zinc ribbon protein, yielding MSSTKKRFIAGASCPKCSTQDSLRWWIENNVEWVECVDCEFTEQRTPKAVEKSERSDEELIGIFKPE